In Myxococcales bacterium, the following are encoded in one genomic region:
- a CDS encoding SH3 domain-containing protein: protein MRAPFAALIAVMAAGVVARADTQEKADPRVTLGEVTLRKHPGENQDAVATYAAGVTVKVLVIQGRWVKVQIDKSVGWVPRTKLSEPSAPPAPEPAATGRSRQLSVEVRGADAVVRAEPASGAASVAPVAVGARLAVIPGAAPGWLHVDDGHGHVGWIEAAAVGDPGAAAASTAPTKAGAPARDVGPARAVTAGAWTLHATAAVGYRSLDQRFTSNATGGLANYSVSADASVAELGLAATPRLGRGAVRLGADARARFTSSSPGIDYPGPTLAPGTIPFTMFEGAGAVHAGYRLGPVVPQLRVGGYYGAFLADDVANAGRMPREALWAVFTGLGVEVVPPRSRVRLEARADLAVAGGRRQTPGLADGMTSDAGAAWLELRLAYTVAAHVAVFAGISYDRYATDWSGASERWADVTSAQRIDHAQLIEIGIGAGR, encoded by the coding sequence ATGCGCGCGCCGTTCGCAGCCCTGATCGCCGTGATGGCCGCCGGCGTGGTCGCGCGGGCCGACACGCAGGAGAAGGCCGATCCCCGGGTCACGCTCGGAGAGGTCACGCTGCGCAAGCACCCGGGTGAGAACCAGGATGCAGTGGCGACCTACGCCGCGGGTGTGACGGTGAAGGTGCTGGTGATCCAGGGGCGGTGGGTGAAGGTGCAGATCGACAAGTCGGTCGGCTGGGTCCCACGCACCAAGCTGAGCGAGCCGAGCGCGCCCCCGGCGCCCGAGCCCGCGGCGACCGGGCGGTCGCGGCAGCTCTCGGTCGAGGTCCGCGGCGCCGACGCCGTGGTCCGGGCCGAGCCCGCCAGCGGCGCCGCGTCGGTCGCGCCGGTCGCGGTCGGCGCCCGCCTGGCCGTGATCCCGGGCGCGGCGCCGGGCTGGCTGCACGTCGACGATGGCCACGGCCACGTCGGCTGGATCGAGGCGGCGGCGGTCGGCGATCCCGGCGCGGCCGCGGCGTCCACGGCGCCGACGAAGGCTGGCGCCCCGGCGCGCGACGTCGGCCCGGCGCGCGCGGTCACGGCCGGCGCCTGGACCCTGCACGCGACCGCCGCGGTCGGCTATCGCTCGCTCGATCAGCGCTTCACTTCGAACGCCACCGGCGGGCTCGCCAACTACTCGGTCAGCGCCGACGCCAGCGTCGCCGAGCTCGGCCTGGCGGCGACGCCGCGGCTGGGGCGCGGGGCGGTGCGGCTCGGCGCCGACGCGCGCGCGCGGTTCACCAGCTCGTCGCCGGGCATCGACTACCCGGGCCCGACGCTGGCGCCCGGCACGATCCCGTTCACGATGTTCGAGGGCGCGGGCGCGGTCCACGCCGGTTATCGCCTCGGCCCGGTGGTGCCGCAGCTGCGCGTCGGCGGCTACTACGGCGCGTTCCTGGCTGACGACGTCGCCAACGCCGGGCGGATGCCGCGCGAGGCGCTGTGGGCGGTCTTCACCGGGCTCGGCGTCGAGGTCGTGCCGCCCCGGTCGCGGGTGCGGCTCGAGGCCCGCGCCGATCTCGCGGTCGCGGGCGGACGCCGCCAGACCCCGGGCCTGGCCGACGGCATGACCAGCGACGCGGGCGCGGCCTGGCTCGAGCTGCGGCTCGCCTACACGGTCGCCGCCCACGTCGCGGTGTTCGCGGGCATCTCCTACGATCGCTACGCCACCGACTGGAGCGGCGCGTCCGAGCGCTGGGCCGACGTCACGTCGGCGCAGCGGATCGATCACGCGCAGCTCATCGAGATCGGGATCGGGGCCGGGCGGTGA